A window of the Vanessa cardui chromosome 25, ilVanCard2.1, whole genome shotgun sequence genome harbors these coding sequences:
- the LOC124540471 gene encoding uncharacterized protein LOC124540471, producing MEHSIKRNRGLWTLQQLEAAMAAVKDGVMSQRAAAKHYSIPRRTLVNHLKSGKVEKQIGRRTIMTKQQENDLASRIKRLASIGFPLTPKLLRHQAFVFCESNNIPNNFNKSTKRAGKDWLKLFLKRHTEISKRKVQILNPGRAQKLNKAIVMQHFQEYKKIYEQLDIANNPQRLYNMDEKGCRLTIHNQPLVLAQKGSKRVHMVAQEHAENVTIAACVNALGNAIPPMILFKGKRMKPEYNDNLPSGSLVKMAPKGSMTTSLFVDFIHHLGKFKSDGQCLLIFDGASCHLDYSIVDAADKENIILYCLPSNTTHELQPLDKSVNKSFEHHWDEEVLTFTYQHPEKKITKARFNSIFSRVWSKCMTHDIIVNGFKSTGLYPFYPEAIPSEAYAPSVLTERHCQQENVIPRCDSPIPGPSGINKSHTKLRPQPDSSDSDATLCENQSPSSPSLLQPDLSQPHIEIIGVKKRLVSYSTTDSDSPDPGNHNTNTEIRRPVIYSSDTDSSSVELTKMLNEPGTKSFFGIYSSSTDNENENSATKQDRTPIKQITARHVKATKSLRPVTSDENSEDDVPLRKLQERKKSFQELIPTPNFAIVKQNPKRKAINYKAQIVTKNLFEERQTHKEKNKKRERNISDTDIEKQRKSNLKEGHRRKVNIKDRSRRCEKGKKVKESKKKSKLSRDEIDTNDRWYCYACNTERLEDMRQCPLCQKWFHEACVGLTKEDTDFACPMCN from the coding sequence ATGGAACATTCCATTAAAAGAAATCGGGGTCTATGGACACTTCAACAGCTGGAGGCAGCTATGGCTGCTGTCAAAGACGGAGTCATGTCTCAACGTGCTGCTGCTAAACATTACTCTATACCCAGAAGAACATTGGTAAACCATCTGAAATCAGGCAAAGTGGAGAAACAGATAGGACGTCGCACAATTATGACGAAACAGCAAGAAAATGATCTAGCTTCAAGGATTAAGCGACTAGCATCCATAGGATTTCCTTTAACGCCTAAATTGTTACGCCACCAAGCCTTTGTTTTTTGCGAATCAAATAATATTccgaataatttcaataaatctaCGAAGCGAGCTGGCAAAGATTGGctcaaactatttttaaaaagacataCTGAGATATCAAAGCGCAAAGTTCAAATATTAAATCCCGGAAGAGCACAAAAACTTAACAAAGCAATTGTCATGCAACACTTTCAAGAGTACAAAAAAATTTACGAACAGCTAGATATTGCTAATAATCCACAGCGCCTTTACAATATGGACGAAAAAGGCTGCAGACTGACAATCCACAATCAACCTTTGGTTTTAGCTCAAAAAGGGTCAAAAAGAGTGCACATGGTGGCACAAGAACATGCCGAAAACGTTACGATAGCCGCTTGTGTAAATGCATTGGGTAACGCAATTCCCCCAATGATACTATTTAAGGGGAAAAGGATGAAGCCCGAGTACAACGACAATTTGCCTTCAGGATCGTTGGTAAAAATGGCACCAAAAGGAAGCATGACTACGTCACTATTTGTTGACTTCATCCATCACCTGGGTAAGTTTAAATCGGATGGTCAATGTTTGCTCATTTTCGATGGTGCTTCGTGCCATTTAGATTACAGCATTGTTGATGCGGCAGACAAGGAAAATATTATACTGTATTGTTTGCCTTCAAACACTACTCATGAACTTCAGCCTCTAGATAAAAGCGTGAACAAATCGTTTGAGCATCATTGGGACGAAGAGGTTTTAACATTTACGTATCAACatcctgaaaaaaaaattacaaaagccCGTTTCAATTCAATATTCAGCAGGGTTTGGTCGAAGTGCATGACGCATGATATCATAGTAAACGGCTTTAAATCTACTGGTTTGTATCCGTTCTATCCAGAGGCGATACCATCAGAAGCCTATGCTCCTTCTGTTCTTACTGAGAGGCATTGTCAACAGGAAAATGTTATCCCCCGATGCGATTCACCAATTCCAGGTCCATCAGGTATTAATAAAAGTCACACAAAACTAAGACCTCAGCCTGATAGTTCTGATTCAGATGCCACTTTATGTGAGAATCAAAGTCCTAGCTCTCCATCCTTACTGCAACCGGATTTGTCTCAGCCACATATAGAAATTATCGGAGTCAAGAAAAGATTAGTGTCCTACAGTACAACTGATTCTGACTCACCTGATCCAGGGAATCACAATACTAATACTGAAATAAGAAGACCAGTTATTTATAGCTCTGATACAGACTCTTCTAGTGTTGAATTGACGAAAATGCTCAATGAACCCGGCACGAAGTCTTTCTTCGGCATATACTCGAGTTCAACAgacaatgaaaatgaaaattctgCAACTAAGCAAGATCGCACTCCCATCAAGCAGATAACTGCTAGGCAtgtaaaagctacgaagagctTAAGACCTGTCACAAGTGACGAAAATTCTGAAGATGATGTACCACTAAGAAAGTTACAAGAGAGAAAGAAATCATTTCAAGAGCTCATACCAACACCAAACTTTGCCATTGTCAAACAAAACCCAAAACGTAaagcaattaattacaaagctcagattgttactaaaaatttatttgaagaaaggCAAACTCATAAAGAGAAGAATAAGAAAAGAGAAAGAAATATAAGTGATACTGATATAGAGAAGCAACGGAAATCAAATCTGAAGGAGGGTCACCGGCGAAAAGTAAACATTAAGGATCGTTCTAGAAGGTGcgaaaaaggaaaaaaagtgAAAGAATCAAAGAAGAAAAGCAAATTAAGTAGAGATGAAATTGATACTAATGATAGATGGTACTGTTATGCATGTAATACAGAAAGATTAGAAGATATGCGACAGTGTCCATTATGCCAAAAGTGGTTTCATGAAGCATGCGTGGGACTTACTAAAGAAGATACGGATTTTGCTTGTCCAATGTGCAATTAG